A DNA window from Melanotaenia boesemani isolate fMelBoe1 chromosome 6, fMelBoe1.pri, whole genome shotgun sequence contains the following coding sequences:
- the LOC121640988 gene encoding lymphocyte activation gene 3 protein-like isoform X2 yields the protein MILLESIIFGVITYLMTARCEVTEVFAEVNSQAVLPCKCRNDPCHPADIIWNKHNQGTVWRKQSSGLQYVGSSWLQKDGPRVQCQHSHFQSGDYSLQINSVKAEDAGLYSCRIRLGTHAFQNHDVMLRIIKVSTSPPAPLSGDDVLINCSVTPWPTNALVQWKLNNNSFVSQNGVGMVVKEKATEGMTGKWTCVISYNSNVWHASTTLSVNGIIQPAKDDTKMYAAVGSTLTLPCVFSPGLFPLGIVWTKLNKSNHNLDSRHPPSSTWIKSIKINVVLFEDQGKYRCTGTVKGQTLARTMQLVVAKVVQSKKENSVMLTCQLSDASEVTEYEWIRVTVDINGTETFGPVLKGQTVVLKENSGDWTCRYYGKNGILGNVTYQVPLMSGQSGQKSSHVSSNVGTVIGLSFLLAILLLILAQMYKNHRRRQRILQYPALETIVHTISNEREERERNRVKK from the exons ATGATATTGTTAGAGAGTATCATCTTTGGGGTGATTACATACCTTATGACAG CTAGATGCGAGGTAACTGAGGTGTTCGCTGAAGTGAATTCCCAGGCTGTTCTACCGTGTAAATGCAGAAATGACCCCTGCCATCCAGCTGACATAATCTGGAACAAACACAACCAAGG CACTGTTTGGAGAAAGCAAAGCAGCGGTTTGCAGTATGTGGGCTCTAGCTGGTTACAGAAGGATGGCCCTCGTGTGCAATGCCAACACTCCCATTTCCAAAGTGGCGACTACAGTCTGCAAATCAACAGTGTGAAAGCGGAGGATGCAGGACTTTACTCTTGCAGAATTAGACTTGGAACTCATGCTTTTCAAAACCATGATGTCATGCTCAGGATTATAAAAG TGTCTACCTCTCCACCAGCCCCTTTAAGTGGAGATGATGTGCTAATCAACTGTAGTGTGACACCTTGGCCTACAAATGCTTTGGTGCAGTGGAAGTTGAACAATAATTCATTCGTGAGTCAGAATGGAGTTGGAATGGTTGTTAAAGAAAAGGCAACTGAGGGAATGACAGGAAAATGGACCTGTGTCATTTCCTACAACAGTAATGTGTGGCATGCCTCAACAACTCTGTCAGTGAACG GAATCATTCAGCCAGCAAAAGATGATACAAAGATGTACGCTGCAGTGGGGTCCACGTTAACTCTCCCCTGTGTGTTCTCACCTGGTTTGTTTCCACTGGGAATAGTCTGGACGAAGCTGAATAAAAGCAATCACAACCTCGACAGCCGTCACCCTCCTTCATCAACCTGGATTAAATCCATTAAAATCAATGTGGTTTTGTTTGAGGATCAGGGCAAGTACAGATGTACTGGGACTGTAAAAGGACAAACACTGGCTCGCACCATGCAGCTTGTTGTTGCTAAAG TTGTCCAGTCAAAGAAGGAAAACTCTGTGATGCTGACCTGCCAACTGAGCGACGCAAGTGAGGTGACAGAATACGAGTGGATTCGTGTGACTGTTGACATCAATGGCACAGAAACATTTGGGCCTGTCCTGAAGGGACAGACAGTTGTGTTAAAGGAGAACTCGGGTGATTGGACATGTCGTTATTATGGAAAAAATGGCATTTTGGGGAATGTAACGTACCAAGTCCCACTAATGA GTGGTCAAAGTGGACAAAAATCATCTCATGTCTCAAGCAACGTTGGTACTGTAATTGGGCTCAGCTTTCTCCTGGCCATTCTGCTGCTGATCCTGGCTCAGATGTACAAAAATCACAGAagg AGGCAAAGAATTTTGCAGTACCCTGCCCTGGAGACAATCGTTCACACCATCTCCAATGAGCGGGAGGAGAGGGAAAGGAACCGAGTGAAGAAGTAA
- the LOC121640988 gene encoding lymphocyte activation gene 3 protein-like isoform X1, with the protein MILLESIIFGVITYLMTAARCEVTEVFAEVNSQAVLPCKCRNDPCHPADIIWNKHNQGTVWRKQSSGLQYVGSSWLQKDGPRVQCQHSHFQSGDYSLQINSVKAEDAGLYSCRIRLGTHAFQNHDVMLRIIKVSTSPPAPLSGDDVLINCSVTPWPTNALVQWKLNNNSFVSQNGVGMVVKEKATEGMTGKWTCVISYNSNVWHASTTLSVNGIIQPAKDDTKMYAAVGSTLTLPCVFSPGLFPLGIVWTKLNKSNHNLDSRHPPSSTWIKSIKINVVLFEDQGKYRCTGTVKGQTLARTMQLVVAKVVQSKKENSVMLTCQLSDASEVTEYEWIRVTVDINGTETFGPVLKGQTVVLKENSGDWTCRYYGKNGILGNVTYQVPLMSGQSGQKSSHVSSNVGTVIGLSFLLAILLLILAQMYKNHRRRQRILQYPALETIVHTISNEREERERNRVKK; encoded by the exons ATGATATTGTTAGAGAGTATCATCTTTGGGGTGATTACATACCTTATGACAG CAGCTAGATGCGAGGTAACTGAGGTGTTCGCTGAAGTGAATTCCCAGGCTGTTCTACCGTGTAAATGCAGAAATGACCCCTGCCATCCAGCTGACATAATCTGGAACAAACACAACCAAGG CACTGTTTGGAGAAAGCAAAGCAGCGGTTTGCAGTATGTGGGCTCTAGCTGGTTACAGAAGGATGGCCCTCGTGTGCAATGCCAACACTCCCATTTCCAAAGTGGCGACTACAGTCTGCAAATCAACAGTGTGAAAGCGGAGGATGCAGGACTTTACTCTTGCAGAATTAGACTTGGAACTCATGCTTTTCAAAACCATGATGTCATGCTCAGGATTATAAAAG TGTCTACCTCTCCACCAGCCCCTTTAAGTGGAGATGATGTGCTAATCAACTGTAGTGTGACACCTTGGCCTACAAATGCTTTGGTGCAGTGGAAGTTGAACAATAATTCATTCGTGAGTCAGAATGGAGTTGGAATGGTTGTTAAAGAAAAGGCAACTGAGGGAATGACAGGAAAATGGACCTGTGTCATTTCCTACAACAGTAATGTGTGGCATGCCTCAACAACTCTGTCAGTGAACG GAATCATTCAGCCAGCAAAAGATGATACAAAGATGTACGCTGCAGTGGGGTCCACGTTAACTCTCCCCTGTGTGTTCTCACCTGGTTTGTTTCCACTGGGAATAGTCTGGACGAAGCTGAATAAAAGCAATCACAACCTCGACAGCCGTCACCCTCCTTCATCAACCTGGATTAAATCCATTAAAATCAATGTGGTTTTGTTTGAGGATCAGGGCAAGTACAGATGTACTGGGACTGTAAAAGGACAAACACTGGCTCGCACCATGCAGCTTGTTGTTGCTAAAG TTGTCCAGTCAAAGAAGGAAAACTCTGTGATGCTGACCTGCCAACTGAGCGACGCAAGTGAGGTGACAGAATACGAGTGGATTCGTGTGACTGTTGACATCAATGGCACAGAAACATTTGGGCCTGTCCTGAAGGGACAGACAGTTGTGTTAAAGGAGAACTCGGGTGATTGGACATGTCGTTATTATGGAAAAAATGGCATTTTGGGGAATGTAACGTACCAAGTCCCACTAATGA GTGGTCAAAGTGGACAAAAATCATCTCATGTCTCAAGCAACGTTGGTACTGTAATTGGGCTCAGCTTTCTCCTGGCCATTCTGCTGCTGATCCTGGCTCAGATGTACAAAAATCACAGAagg AGGCAAAGAATTTTGCAGTACCCTGCCCTGGAGACAATCGTTCACACCATCTCCAATGAGCGGGAGGAGAGGGAAAGGAACCGAGTGAAGAAGTAA